In Prosthecochloris sp. GSB1, the following proteins share a genomic window:
- the gmd gene encoding GDP-mannose 4,6-dehydratase, protein MKKALITGITGQDGAFLAELLLDKGYEVHGIKRRSSLFNTDRIDHLYEDPHIENRRFILHHGDLTDSTNLIRIIQQAQPDEIYNLAAQSHVAVSFEEPEYTANSDALGTLRILEAIRILGLAEKTRFYQASTSELYGLVQEMPQKETTPFYPRSPYAVAKLYAYWITVNYRESYGMYACNGILFNHESPLRGETFVTRKITRALARIKLGLQDCLYLGNLDAKRDWGHARDYVEMQWLMLQQETPEDYVIATGEQYSVRDFVNTAAKEIGISISWKGKGMEEKGYAADGKCIVQVDPRYFRPAEVETLLGDPTKAKEKLGWTPKTGFLELVREMMREDLKTAERDELIRKHGYDTFNYHE, encoded by the coding sequence ATGAAAAAAGCATTAATCACCGGCATAACAGGCCAGGACGGCGCGTTCCTCGCTGAACTGCTCCTTGACAAAGGCTATGAAGTTCACGGGATCAAACGCCGGTCGTCGCTGTTCAATACGGACAGGATCGATCACCTTTACGAGGACCCCCATATTGAAAACCGCAGGTTCATTCTCCACCATGGGGACCTGACGGACTCGACAAACCTTATCCGCATTATCCAGCAGGCGCAGCCGGACGAAATCTACAACCTGGCGGCGCAAAGTCACGTAGCCGTATCCTTCGAGGAACCGGAGTATACCGCGAACTCGGACGCACTGGGAACGCTCCGCATTCTCGAGGCGATCAGAATTCTCGGGCTTGCGGAAAAAACCCGTTTCTACCAGGCAAGCACGTCGGAGCTTTACGGGCTCGTCCAGGAGATGCCGCAAAAGGAAACAACCCCGTTTTATCCGCGCAGCCCCTATGCAGTGGCAAAACTCTACGCATACTGGATAACGGTCAATTATCGAGAGTCATACGGCATGTATGCCTGTAACGGGATCCTGTTCAATCACGAAAGCCCCCTCCGGGGCGAAACCTTCGTAACCAGGAAGATCACCCGAGCGCTGGCCAGAATCAAGCTTGGCCTCCAGGACTGCCTGTACCTCGGCAATCTCGATGCGAAACGCGACTGGGGCCATGCCAGGGACTATGTGGAAATGCAGTGGCTGATGCTGCAACAGGAAACCCCGGAGGATTATGTCATCGCCACGGGTGAACAATACAGTGTCCGCGATTTCGTGAACACGGCAGCCAAGGAGATCGGCATATCCATTTCCTGGAAAGGCAAGGGCATGGAAGAAAAAGGTTACGCTGCTGACGGCAAATGCATCGTCCAGGTCGATCCGAGGTATTTCAGGCCGGCGGAAGTAGAAACCCTGCTCGGCGATCCGACGAAAGCGAAGGAAAAACTCGGCTGGACGCCGAAAACCGGATTCCTGGAACTGGTCAGGGAAATGATGCGCGAAGACCTCAAAACCGCCGAACGAGACGAACTGATCCGCAAGCACGGTTACGACACGTTCAACTACCACGAATAA
- the cysQ gene encoding 3'(2'),5'-bisphosphate nucleotidase CysQ, with amino-acid sequence MMDREQLMNTAVGAAVEAGSAVLDICREGDFGIERKDDDSPLTKADRMAHELIRKVLEPSGLPLLSEEGQEIPFAVRRRWKRFWMVDPLDGTKEFISGNGEFTVNIALVDNQAPALGVVFVPVTGELFFGDVCHGAWYAKHHGRGLAGTVSLPFDGKARAYRVVASRSHMTQETAAFIERLRAEYPSLEIVRRGSSLKICMVAAGEADIYPRFGPTMEWDTAAGDAIMRSVGKKLVDPSTGFELRYNKEHLLNPFFIAT; translated from the coding sequence CTGATGGATCGGGAGCAATTGATGAATACGGCGGTCGGAGCGGCCGTCGAGGCCGGAAGCGCCGTTCTCGATATCTGTCGGGAAGGGGATTTCGGCATCGAAAGAAAAGATGACGACTCTCCGCTCACGAAAGCCGACCGTATGGCTCACGAGCTGATACGCAAGGTGCTCGAACCTTCGGGCCTTCCTCTGCTGAGCGAGGAGGGCCAGGAGATTCCTTTCGCGGTCAGGCGGCGGTGGAAACGTTTCTGGATGGTCGACCCTCTCGACGGCACGAAGGAGTTCATTTCGGGTAACGGCGAATTTACGGTCAATATTGCGCTTGTCGACAATCAGGCTCCCGCGCTCGGCGTCGTGTTCGTGCCGGTTACCGGTGAACTGTTTTTCGGGGATGTCTGCCATGGAGCCTGGTATGCGAAACATCATGGCCGCGGCCTTGCCGGAACGGTTTCGCTTCCGTTCGACGGAAAGGCAAGAGCCTACAGGGTGGTCGCCAGTCGCTCCCATATGACCCAAGAGACGGCCGCGTTCATCGAACGGCTGAGAGCTGAATATCCTTCCCTGGAGATCGTGCGGCGAGGGAGCTCACTGAAAATATGCATGGTGGCGGCCGGCGAGGCGGATATCTATCCTCGGTTCGGCCCGACAATGGAATGGGATACCGCCGCGGGAGATGCCATTATGCGTTCGGTAGGCAAAAAACTCGTCGACCCTTCGACGGGCTTCGAGTTGCGCTACAACAAGGAACATCTGCTGAATCCTTTTTTTATAGCTACGTAA
- a CDS encoding GDP-mannose 4,6-dehydratase, whose translation MKALICGISGQDGSYLAELLLKKGYEVTGTSRDAQISGFNNLKKLGILGDIRLESMAINDFRSVLQTVSRTRPDEIYNLAGQSSVGLSFEQPVETLESIVSGTINLMETIRFLDRPIRFYNAGSGECFGNTPGLAASESTPFRPRSPYAVAKAAAFWQVANYREAYGLFACTGILFNHESPLRPERFVTKKIIASACRIGSGGKERLKLGNTEINRDWGWAPEYVDAMWRMLQEEVADDFVIATGESHSLSDFADCAFGYFGLDWKEHTDIDPSIFRPSDIPFGRGNPGKASRVLGWKASKTMRAVVRKMIEAELAKGR comes from the coding sequence ATGAAAGCATTGATATGCGGTATTTCGGGTCAGGACGGCTCGTACCTCGCCGAATTACTGTTAAAAAAAGGCTACGAAGTCACCGGAACATCGCGAGACGCCCAGATCAGCGGATTCAACAATCTCAAAAAGCTTGGCATACTCGGCGATATCCGACTCGAGTCCATGGCGATCAACGATTTCCGGAGCGTTCTTCAGACAGTCAGCAGAACCCGGCCGGATGAAATATACAATCTCGCCGGGCAGAGTTCGGTGGGCCTTTCGTTTGAACAACCCGTGGAAACGCTTGAAAGCATCGTATCCGGCACGATCAATCTGATGGAAACGATTCGCTTTCTCGATCGCCCCATCCGCTTTTACAACGCAGGATCGGGCGAATGTTTCGGAAACACGCCGGGGCTGGCCGCAAGCGAAAGCACCCCGTTCAGGCCAAGAAGCCCCTATGCCGTGGCGAAAGCAGCCGCATTCTGGCAGGTGGCGAATTATCGCGAGGCGTACGGGCTTTTCGCCTGTACAGGCATCCTCTTCAACCACGAATCGCCCTTGCGACCCGAACGGTTCGTAACGAAAAAAATCATCGCATCGGCATGCCGCATAGGCAGCGGCGGCAAAGAGCGGTTGAAACTCGGCAATACGGAGATCAACCGTGACTGGGGGTGGGCCCCGGAATATGTGGATGCGATGTGGCGAATGCTCCAGGAAGAAGTAGCCGACGACTTTGTCATCGCTACCGGCGAAAGCCATTCCCTGTCAGACTTTGCCGATTGCGCATTCGGTTATTTCGGCCTCGACTGGAAAGAACACACCGATATTGACCCTTCGATATTCAGACCGTCGGATATTCCGTTCGGGCGCGGCAATCCCGGAAAAGCGTCCCGCGTACTCGGCTGGAAAGCTTCGAAAACCATGCGGGCCGTAGTAAGAAAAATGATCGAGGCCGAACTGGCGAAAGGTCGATAA
- the rfaE2 gene encoding D-glycero-beta-D-manno-heptose 1-phosphate adenylyltransferase, producing the protein MPSKEKLLTSDDAELLVRRLQRKGRKIVFTNGCFDILHAGHVQYLEKARAMGDALVVGVNSDASVRRLKGERRPVSPQADRSLVLAGLESVDAVVLFDEDTPELLIQKLLPDILVKGADWPIEKIAGARAVLESGGKVETVEFLEGRSTTGLIERIVSARCGATPPDEDDRREA; encoded by the coding sequence ATGCCATCCAAGGAAAAACTGCTGACTTCCGACGACGCCGAACTGCTTGTCAGAAGATTACAGCGGAAAGGCAGGAAAATTGTTTTTACCAACGGCTGTTTCGATATCCTGCACGCCGGTCATGTACAATACCTCGAGAAGGCGCGGGCCATGGGCGACGCGCTTGTCGTGGGAGTCAACAGCGATGCCTCCGTACGTCGCCTGAAAGGCGAACGGCGGCCTGTATCGCCACAAGCCGACCGTTCTCTTGTGCTTGCCGGACTCGAATCGGTGGACGCCGTGGTGCTTTTCGACGAGGACACCCCTGAATTACTGATACAAAAACTCCTGCCTGACATCCTCGTCAAGGGAGCAGACTGGCCGATCGAAAAAATCGCAGGCGCCCGGGCGGTACTTGAGTCCGGCGGAAAGGTAGAAACCGTCGAATTTCTTGAAGGCCGTTCGACCACGGGCCTTATCGAGCGCATCGTTTCCGCCCGCTGCGGAGCGACACCCCCTGACGAAGACGACAGACGTGAAGCATGA
- a CDS encoding Wzz/FepE/Etk N-terminal domain-containing protein, which yields MSEEAPVPGTLHDTKSTGVGCFSKVANRNPGDSIFEVRDILSRERRLIAVVTLLFTLGSVFYAFFATPVYRSTTLVDVSADKDRQASAFLQSHAFFEDFVRREELLPLLYADLQRREPGIWKGGGKQAPSLRDGAALLKRRVAVSRKKKNSGLVRVSLEFEDPSVAADILNRLVVRVNEVIREEAVVKATRNISYLEEQLRLQDSLLVAWLASPAMLSSDDLLKKDVTEEMQRGIDHLQVQMMLVDGSLERRQLIDMIQKNSRTIMRARTEADEFALKVYDPASPNEKEIRPEKKSVILLGFVGGLFTAVFLAFSREFFVGKKSFPDSGT from the coding sequence ATGTCTGAAGAGGCTCCCGTTCCGGGCACATTGCATGACACGAAATCAACGGGTGTCGGCTGTTTTTCGAAAGTTGCGAACCGGAACCCCGGGGACTCCATTTTTGAAGTCAGGGACATACTGTCGCGGGAGCGCCGGCTGATTGCTGTCGTGACACTGCTGTTCACCTTGGGTTCGGTTTTCTACGCTTTTTTCGCGACGCCTGTTTACCGTTCGACCACGCTCGTAGATGTAAGTGCCGACAAAGACCGGCAGGCTTCTGCTTTTTTGCAGTCGCACGCTTTTTTCGAGGATTTCGTGCGTCGCGAGGAACTTCTTCCCCTTTTGTATGCCGACTTGCAGCGTCGTGAGCCCGGAATATGGAAAGGGGGTGGGAAACAGGCGCCTTCGCTGCGTGATGGAGCGGCTTTGCTGAAAAGGAGGGTTGCCGTATCCCGCAAGAAAAAGAATTCCGGTCTTGTCCGGGTATCGCTGGAATTTGAAGACCCCTCCGTTGCGGCCGATATTCTCAACCGTCTGGTAGTAAGGGTCAACGAGGTTATACGGGAGGAGGCCGTCGTCAAGGCGACGAGAAACATATCGTATCTCGAGGAGCAATTACGGTTGCAGGATTCGCTTCTTGTAGCCTGGCTCGCTTCTCCCGCGATGCTGTCGTCCGATGATTTGCTCAAGAAGGACGTCACGGAAGAAATGCAAAGGGGGATTGACCATCTTCAGGTTCAGATGATGCTCGTGGACGGTTCACTTGAACGGCGTCAACTGATCGATATGATCCAGAAAAACTCCCGGACAATCATGCGCGCCAGGACAGAGGCGGATGAATTTGCCCTGAAGGTATACGATCCGGCAAGTCCGAACGAGAAAGAGATAAGGCCTGAGAAAAAGTCCGTGATACTGCTGGGTTTTGTCGGCGGCCTGTTCACTGCGGTTTTCCTGGCGTTCAGCAGGGAGTTCTTCGTCGGGAAAAAAAGTTTTCCGGATTCCGGGACATGA
- a CDS encoding translocation/assembly module TamB domain-containing protein, translating into MEKVNKYMLGFATALSALILLIAIIVAVILNSGSLDQLAKDRITGYFNSEFEGRLEIEQIDLQFPSRIVVHAPSLYRKDHETADIAAKKITLDLNFLRLLADFSNITIRSLRADSLYLHIERYPDGSTSIERIFSPADKEKPQQQGLEKFLCGRLHLHDTSFEYVSRNDSTAGGNDTLGITGIELKGKKLRYSPQNISGVVNSLRFAVPRHGVALQDGSAKLAFTDKRIEITNLRMKTARSNIRLSFGLYDFNIFSSERRGAPKSPVFLELKPSTLDAGELSLVPGAPPIPEGLYSLSCKAKGTLGRVAVDHAVVSRDEKDILRLEGELSNLDKPQALGFRLATERSHVSGEFLHEAVRDSTAKLFVRPFGDIGISGTAEGNGKELSTELSLKTEAGELSLSLQTDMPVDGDALYSGTFELREFGLHRFVSDDTSATSGINCAGAFSGKGLTPQPLRADLSIEIAPSYWGRQDIASGRAALEYSNAVLETSLDLNAKGSSLALNGKIAWQNGVPVYEGKGSARGIDVSKSLDTEDLGSDLNFSLQFNGRHFDPEQLYGNLLVRFSKSTINDYTLKKGSELSLLIERQPTVSTVALKSDFLDFSAIGSYTFGDFLSGTALTASAAARELRKNNIWDQAPLPPVSKETVGKNFSADYTLAIRDISPLKLLLPIGGYDVQARASGKSYRKNGSLRFTSAIEISRLEQDGALSLEKASLNIDATYGSDGVSRISLGGKAAGVHSGKRNIENLTLDALYDDTKLTASANFSAKDIQRTFALGISAERKGNLFEATVNDLSIKDADGSWSVNKGSRIDIGKNYTRIYGFKLAKPGQAISCSGLLSSELSGRFECGIRNLDLAELSIFFPDTALEGSLSSSLVVSGPPGSKTASLKLTGGGIVYDDIAVGNLDLAATHRGDRLRADFSTGKSGPEPVNDIRGNASIPLRINWSPPGYSVPDNQPISVSCTADHLSAEILEIMLPFFETAEGTIPAKLTVRGRTPDPEIYFSTTLDNTAITVTPTETAYRLSGLIEINPKQAMFRNISIRDDFGGTGKINGSVDLEKLEPTTVDLAASFNDLLLFNKKDKKDETSFGTIAGTTDRVRFFGDISQPVLTGSLLITGADFTLYRTGSNESAKYVGVEKFIEFVPRNPSPVDNTTTGETVVPENPEFYYTLIDIVQIQDLRLESSAPLKYNMIFDRARGEKLETTLRNLSINVNKRQQSYRLFGSVSISAGQYRFSNTNFDLDDGGRIVWNNVDIRKGVMESLFGRKYVNATNAQTGESDNVRLLLAIQGTLNDPDVQMGYFLNDDSQPYSSENMIGRQSSKIDPNAELNVISLLLTKQWYIRPGSQASYGKLPFSSVGISTGTGLISSQISQFVEKAAGLESFNVNVGVDEQGALSGLEFSLAFLVPGTGGKVRFIGTGSSPDIGETALFDYYGNSQRLEYRITPKLFVEAYRSYGLFGNDVTTTNLLEPTETYGISMSYRERFYTWEQFWERIFGSSPD; encoded by the coding sequence GTGGAGAAGGTCAACAAATATATGCTGGGTTTCGCGACTGCCCTGTCGGCGCTGATACTGCTCATTGCGATCATCGTCGCCGTCATCCTCAACAGCGGTTCGCTCGACCAACTGGCCAAAGATCGCATCACGGGGTACTTCAACAGTGAATTTGAGGGCAGGCTCGAAATAGAACAGATCGACCTGCAGTTTCCGTCGAGGATCGTCGTTCATGCCCCATCGCTCTACAGAAAAGATCACGAGACAGCCGATATCGCCGCGAAAAAAATCACGCTGGACCTCAACTTCCTGCGCCTGCTCGCCGATTTCTCCAACATTACAATCCGGTCGCTCAGGGCGGATTCCCTGTACCTGCATATCGAGCGGTATCCTGACGGCAGTACAAGCATCGAAAGGATTTTTTCCCCCGCGGACAAAGAGAAACCGCAACAGCAGGGACTTGAAAAATTCCTTTGCGGGCGCCTGCACCTGCACGACACATCGTTCGAATACGTTTCCCGGAACGACTCCACGGCCGGAGGAAACGACACGCTTGGCATTACGGGGATCGAGCTCAAAGGCAAAAAACTGCGTTATTCCCCGCAAAACATCAGCGGCGTCGTCAATTCGCTCCGGTTTGCCGTCCCCCGTCACGGCGTTGCATTGCAAGACGGTTCCGCCAAACTGGCGTTTACGGACAAACGCATCGAAATCACGAATCTCAGGATGAAAACCGCCAGGAGCAACATCAGGCTTTCCTTCGGGCTTTACGATTTCAATATTTTTTCGTCCGAACGGCGAGGGGCGCCCAAAAGCCCTGTTTTCCTTGAACTGAAACCGTCGACGCTCGACGCAGGCGAACTGAGCCTCGTCCCCGGCGCCCCCCCCATTCCCGAAGGCCTCTACAGCCTGAGCTGCAAGGCGAAAGGGACCCTTGGCAGGGTCGCCGTAGACCATGCCGTCGTGTCCCGCGATGAAAAAGATATCCTCAGGCTCGAAGGCGAACTGTCGAATCTCGACAAGCCGCAAGCCCTCGGCTTCAGGCTTGCAACCGAACGCTCGCATGTTTCAGGCGAGTTTCTCCATGAAGCTGTCCGGGACAGCACGGCGAAGCTCTTCGTCAGGCCGTTCGGCGACATCGGCATTTCCGGAACGGCGGAAGGAAACGGCAAGGAACTCTCGACGGAGCTGTCACTGAAAACCGAAGCCGGCGAGCTGTCGTTGTCGCTGCAAACAGACATGCCGGTTGACGGCGACGCTCTCTACAGCGGCACCTTCGAACTGCGGGAGTTCGGCCTGCACCGTTTCGTTTCCGACGACACTTCGGCGACGAGCGGCATCAACTGCGCAGGAGCATTTTCCGGAAAAGGACTGACGCCCCAACCCCTGAGGGCCGACCTGTCGATAGAGATCGCGCCGTCGTACTGGGGACGTCAGGACATCGCCTCCGGACGCGCGGCGCTCGAATATTCGAACGCTGTTCTCGAAACATCACTCGACCTGAACGCAAAGGGTTCTTCGCTGGCCCTGAACGGAAAGATAGCATGGCAAAACGGTGTCCCCGTCTACGAAGGCAAGGGATCCGCCAGGGGCATCGACGTTTCGAAAAGCCTCGATACGGAGGATCTCGGCTCGGACCTCAACTTTTCACTGCAATTCAACGGCAGACATTTCGATCCGGAACAACTCTACGGCAACCTCCTCGTCCGGTTCTCGAAATCGACGATCAACGACTATACGCTGAAAAAAGGCTCGGAACTCTCCCTCCTGATCGAAAGGCAGCCGACAGTGTCGACCGTTGCCCTGAAAAGCGACTTTCTGGACTTCTCAGCCATCGGCAGCTACACGTTCGGTGATTTTCTTTCGGGAACGGCGCTTACGGCTTCAGCCGCAGCACGCGAGCTCCGGAAAAACAACATTTGGGATCAGGCTCCTCTTCCTCCCGTATCGAAAGAAACCGTCGGCAAGAATTTTTCGGCGGACTATACGCTGGCCATACGCGACATCTCTCCTCTGAAGCTGCTTCTTCCGATCGGCGGCTACGACGTGCAAGCAAGGGCATCGGGCAAATCATACAGGAAAAACGGCTCGTTGCGCTTCACCTCCGCAATCGAAATATCCCGGCTCGAACAGGACGGCGCCCTGTCCCTGGAAAAAGCCTCGCTGAATATCGACGCCACCTATGGCAGTGACGGCGTTTCGAGGATTTCCCTCGGGGGAAAAGCGGCGGGCGTGCATTCGGGCAAGCGCAATATCGAAAACCTGACGCTCGATGCGCTCTATGACGACACGAAGCTGACGGCATCGGCGAATTTCTCGGCAAAGGACATTCAGCGGACCTTTGCGCTCGGAATCTCTGCCGAACGCAAGGGCAACCTCTTCGAAGCTACCGTGAACGACCTGAGTATAAAGGATGCCGACGGCTCATGGTCGGTCAACAAAGGTTCGAGAATAGACATCGGAAAAAACTACACGCGCATTTACGGCTTCAAACTCGCCAAACCTGGCCAGGCCATTTCCTGTTCAGGCCTGCTCAGCAGCGAATTGAGCGGCCGTTTCGAATGCGGAATCCGCAATCTCGATCTTGCCGAACTCTCGATCTTCTTCCCCGATACCGCGCTTGAAGGCAGCCTTTCATCATCGCTGGTCGTCAGCGGCCCGCCAGGATCGAAAACCGCTTCGCTGAAACTCACGGGCGGCGGCATTGTTTACGACGATATAGCCGTCGGCAATCTCGATCTTGCCGCAACGCATAGAGGCGACCGCCTCCGCGCCGACTTCTCCACAGGAAAGTCAGGTCCCGAGCCGGTCAACGATATCAGGGGAAACGCGTCGATACCGCTCAGAATCAACTGGTCGCCTCCAGGCTATTCAGTGCCCGACAACCAACCGATATCAGTATCCTGCACGGCCGATCATCTGTCCGCGGAAATCCTCGAAATCATGCTGCCGTTCTTTGAAACGGCGGAAGGCACCATTCCCGCGAAACTTACCGTCAGGGGAAGGACTCCCGACCCCGAAATATATTTCAGCACGACGCTCGACAACACGGCCATAACCGTAACGCCGACTGAAACCGCCTACCGGCTTTCGGGTCTCATTGAAATCAACCCTAAACAGGCGATGTTCAGGAACATTTCCATCAGGGACGATTTCGGAGGCACAGGAAAGATCAATGGTTCGGTCGATCTTGAAAAACTCGAGCCCACGACCGTCGATCTCGCCGCCTCGTTCAACGACCTGCTGCTGTTCAACAAAAAGGACAAAAAGGATGAAACCTCTTTCGGCACGATCGCCGGCACGACCGACAGGGTGCGTTTCTTCGGCGATATCTCGCAACCTGTGCTGACCGGAAGCCTTTTGATAACCGGCGCCGATTTCACGCTCTACAGGACAGGCTCGAACGAAAGCGCGAAGTATGTCGGAGTGGAGAAATTCATCGAGTTCGTCCCCCGCAATCCGTCTCCCGTCGATAACACGACGACGGGAGAGACCGTTGTCCCTGAAAATCCCGAATTCTACTACACCCTGATAGATATCGTTCAGATACAGGACCTTCGCCTCGAAAGCTCCGCTCCCCTGAAATACAACATGATTTTCGACCGGGCGAGGGGCGAAAAACTCGAAACGACCCTGCGGAATCTTTCGATCAACGTCAACAAACGGCAACAGAGCTACCGTCTTTTCGGCTCCGTCAGCATTTCTGCCGGCCAGTACCGATTCTCGAATACCAACTTCGATCTCGACGACGGAGGAAGAATCGTCTGGAACAATGTCGATATCCGCAAGGGCGTCATGGAAAGTCTGTTCGGCAGAAAATATGTCAATGCGACGAACGCCCAGACAGGCGAAAGCGACAATGTCCGGTTGCTGCTCGCCATACAGGGAACCCTGAACGATCCGGACGTCCAGATGGGTTATTTCCTCAACGACGACTCGCAGCCCTACTCCTCGGAAAACATGATTGGCAGGCAGAGCAGCAAGATCGATCCCAACGCTGAACTCAACGTCATTTCGCTGCTCCTGACAAAGCAGTGGTACATCCGTCCGGGAAGCCAGGCGAGCTACGGCAAGCTTCCGTTCTCGAGCGTGGGCATTTCCACCGGAACGGGTCTCATCTCGTCGCAGATTTCGCAGTTCGTCGAAAAAGCCGCCGGACTCGAAAGCTTCAATGTCAACGTCGGCGTGGATGAACAGGGCGCCCTGAGCGGACTCGAATTTTCTCTTGCGTTCCTCGTTCCGGGTACGGGAGGAAAAGTTCGTTTTATCGGCACCGGAAGCAGTCCCGACATCGGCGAGACCGCGCTGTTCGACTATTACGGAAACAGCCAGCGGCTTGAATACCGCATAACGCCGAAACTCTTCGTGGAAGCCTACCGTTCCTACGGACTCTTCGGCAACGACGTGACCACCACGAATCTGCTCGAACCGACGGAGACATACGGCATCAGCATGTCCTACAGGGAGCGGTTCTATACCTGGGAACAGTTCTGGGAGCGGATTTTCGGTTCTTCTCCCGATTAA
- a CDS encoding lysophospholipid acyltransferase family protein, with product MDFVKKRLESIGQKIVHRLFLFLGFLVRSMSREGFEKLAHVLGDVVFFLLRTRRSLVESNLALTFPGKSAAEIAKLARKVYRNQAVNLLEVLRLPLLKNAEDAAALVDLDLDDFFAGTKALGKGGILVSAHFGNWELTGVCIGLMETPITVVAKKLKNRLVNREINALRRIHGNGVIYKKRALRDGLALLRNGGILTILGDQSDPRGGFFMDFLGREASVFLGPAFLALRAGVPVFVAVCRRQENGRYLLEAEEIPTDDLSFSRENVQELTRRYTRVLEKYIYRYPEEWFWLHNRWKRGAD from the coding sequence ATGGATTTTGTGAAAAAACGTCTTGAAAGCATCGGTCAGAAAATCGTTCACCGGTTGTTTCTGTTTCTCGGTTTTCTCGTCAGAAGCATGAGCCGCGAAGGGTTCGAGAAACTGGCGCATGTTCTTGGAGACGTTGTATTCTTCTTGCTCAGAACGAGACGCTCGCTTGTCGAGTCCAATCTGGCCCTGACGTTTCCCGGCAAGAGCGCCGCCGAAATCGCGAAACTGGCGCGAAAGGTCTACCGGAACCAGGCGGTGAACCTGCTCGAAGTCCTCAGGCTGCCGTTACTGAAAAATGCAGAAGACGCGGCTGCTCTTGTGGATCTCGATCTCGACGATTTTTTTGCCGGAACGAAGGCACTGGGGAAAGGAGGAATCCTCGTTTCGGCGCATTTCGGCAACTGGGAACTGACCGGTGTCTGTATCGGCCTGATGGAAACGCCGATCACCGTCGTTGCCAAGAAGCTCAAGAACCGCCTAGTCAACCGTGAAATCAATGCGCTGCGGCGGATCCACGGCAACGGGGTCATCTACAAAAAGCGTGCGTTGAGAGACGGCCTTGCCCTGCTCAGGAACGGAGGGATACTTACCATCCTCGGTGATCAGTCCGATCCCCGAGGGGGCTTTTTCATGGACTTTCTCGGGAGGGAGGCTTCGGTTTTCCTGGGCCCCGCGTTTCTCGCCTTGCGGGCCGGGGTGCCTGTTTTCGTCGCCGTATGCCGTCGACAGGAAAACGGGCGTTATCTGCTCGAAGCCGAAGAAATCCCTACGGACGATCTCTCGTTTTCGCGCGAAAACGTTCAGGAACTGACGCGGCGCTATACGAGGGTGCTGGAGAAGTATATCTATCGGTATCCGGAAGAGTGGTTCTGGCTGCATAACCGCTGGAAAAGAGGGGCGGACTGA